In Alkalihalobacillus sp. AL-G, the genomic stretch TTCGGACCATCAGAGACGGGGATCATTAAAGAAAATCTCTTAAATAAAAACCAAGATAGAGCGATAGAGCTATATTATGAAAAATATACTAAAAATCATCGGAACCTTGTCCCTGATAATGAGGAAATGAACAACTTACTATTATATCTAAAACGTAAGGGATATAAATTAGCGATCGTTACAGGAAAAGCGCGTAGGAGTCTAAATATTTCTTTAGAATGTCTTAATATGAAAGAATTCTTTGATGTTGTAATTACTGGTGATGATGTAAATAAACCGAAGCCGCATCCCGAAGGAATAAATAAAGCATTAAAACAGTTAAACATAGAAAACAACGAAGCAATTTTCCTCGGAGACAGTGATGCAGATATCTTGGCCGGTAAAGCAGCCGATATATATACAGTTGGCGTACATTGGTTGCTGAATTACCAAACGCAAAGGTTTAATGTAAAGCCAAATACAATATTTCGTAGCATAAAAGATTGTAGACAATTCATCGAAAACAGATCTCAACATAATATATTCAATTAATGAATGCTTCCCGTCAAGATAACTTCGAGTTTTTTGGAAGGAATGGTAAGAAATATGTTCTTTAAGTTCAGTAAGAAATTTTGGTTGATTTCAACCATTGTTGGACTTTCTTTTATGAACGTTCAAATATGGATACATCCTGAACAATACGAATCGGTCTATCAACAATTAGCTATATCGCTCTCTGTAACTGCTATTATGATTGTCATGTTTTTCGTAATCTATTTTATTGTTGATTTTTTTCAAAAACATTACAACAAATTCTAAATAAATGCTATTCGGTAAGTCGTGCTTTTTAACATTTGAGCAGGGTCTGTGCTTGGAATAATTGACTTTATCCAAGAGCACAGATAGTAGGATTTGTTCACAATTATTAGGAGGAATTACTTTGTTTTACCGAAGAAAATTTTATATTGTAAAAAATGAATTTGTCGAAGTATTTAATGCTCACTTTAACAATACAAATCTCCCTAATCAACTAAAACATGGAGCAAGATTTGTCGGTCGTTGGATGAAGGAAATCGATGATCGCACCACCGAAATCTTTGCTATCTGGGAATATGATAGTTATGGAGATTATAAAGAAATAGAAGCTAATGTAAGAAGTGATGAAGCTCATGTTAAACGTGTTCAAGACTGGTATAAACAGCATGGCGGGAAACAGCACGTATTTTCAGAATACATATCAGAAGTCAGGAATGAAGAAATAAAGTCAACAGTAAAATAAACACATATAGAGCTTATCAGGAATTAGGATTTTCATGGGCTTTAGTTGAATAAATTCTCTTTAAAAAAATAAAAGCTCAGAGCCATATCTCTGAGCTTTATGACGTGATATGAACTATGGGATTAAGGTTGAAGATTTCATTGTAGTTCAAGGGTTTTTTGAAGGTGTTCTCCAAAATATTGGACGATCTAATCGGCTCCCTTTTTCATAGTTCTTAAATTTCAGAAAAAGGAATTGACTGTTGTGATCGATGGTGGTATTATAATCTTCTTTGACTGTAAAACGTTAGGGGGGATCATAGTTGATCAGAGTTGAAGGGTTGAGCAAATCGTTCAAAGTTCCACAGCGGTCTTCCGGACTAAGGGAAGCAACGAAGGCGTTGTTCCATCGGAAGCATACGGTTGTGGAAGCATTGAACGACATTTCCTTTTCCATCGAACCTGGAGAAATTGTCGGCTATATCGGTCCGAATGGTGCTGGGAAGTCGACGACGATCAAGGTGATGAGCGGAATACTGGTACCGGATCGCGGGAAGGTTTCGATCAAAGGCTATACGCCGTGGAAGGACCGTACGGATTATGTCCAACATATTGGAGTGGTGTTCGGACAGCGTTCCCAGCTTTGGTGGGATGTTCCGGTCATCGATTCATTCGAGCTTCTCCGTGACATTTATAAAATCCCACAGGCTGAGTATCAAGCAAATCACGATCTGCTTGTGGAGACCCTTGACCTTCAAAGCCTGCTCCAGTCACCTGTCCGTCAGTTGAGTTTAGGACAGCGGATGCGTTGTGAAATTGCCGCTTCCCTTTTACATAGCCCGAGCATTTTGTTTTTGGATGAGCCGACGATCGGGCTTGATGCCGTTTCGAAAATCGCCGTCCGGCAGTTCATCAAAACGATCAACCAGGAAAAAGGCGTGACAATCATCCTGACGACGCATGATATGTTCGATATCGAAGCGCTCGCGGACCGGGTGCTGTTGATCGGAAAAGGAAGTATTTTATACGACGGAAAATTGAATGAATTAAGGAACCGGTTCGGATCGCATAAG encodes the following:
- a CDS encoding ATP-binding cassette domain-containing protein, with protein sequence MIRVEGLSKSFKVPQRSSGLREATKALFHRKHTVVEALNDISFSIEPGEIVGYIGPNGAGKSTTIKVMSGILVPDRGKVSIKGYTPWKDRTDYVQHIGVVFGQRSQLWWDVPVIDSFELLRDIYKIPQAEYQANHDLLVETLDLQSLLQSPVRQLSLGQRMRCEIAASLLHSPSILFLDEPTIGLDAVSKIAVRQFIKTINQEKGVTIILTTHDMFDIEALADRVLLIGKGSILYDGKLNELRNRFGSHKTITVDYRESVGRFEIPGTSLLSWSPERAILSVDSEHTMVSEVITQLSNQVELIDISVDAQPIEDIIVQLYKEYQI
- a CDS encoding NIPSNAP family protein: MFYRRKFYIVKNEFVEVFNAHFNNTNLPNQLKHGARFVGRWMKEIDDRTTEIFAIWEYDSYGDYKEIEANVRSDEAHVKRVQDWYKQHGGKQHVFSEYISEVRNEEIKSTVK
- a CDS encoding HAD family hydrolase — encoded protein: MIKAVIFDFDGTLADTLPICFHAFQAVFKEFDDIDITDGEIKAMFGPSETGIIKENLLNKNQDRAIELYYEKYTKNHRNLVPDNEEMNNLLLYLKRKGYKLAIVTGKARRSLNISLECLNMKEFFDVVITGDDVNKPKPHPEGINKALKQLNIENNEAIFLGDSDADILAGKAADIYTVGVHWLLNYQTQRFNVKPNTIFRSIKDCRQFIENRSQHNIFN